Proteins encoded by one window of Antechinus flavipes isolate AdamAnt ecotype Samford, QLD, Australia chromosome 4, AdamAnt_v2, whole genome shotgun sequence:
- the HIGD1B gene encoding HIG1 domain family member 1B, with amino-acid sequence MSANKDWWVPPEGEGGVSDKLLRKSRESPLVPVGLGGCLLVTAYGIYRLKARGPLKMSLHLIHTRVAAQACAVGAIMLGTVYTMYCDYIKRTAHDAEEK; translated from the exons ATGTCTGCGAACAAGGACTGGTGGGTACCCCCGGAAGGCGAGGGCGGCGTCTCTGACAAGTTACTGAGGAAGTCCAGGGAGTCACCACTGGTGCCTGTGG GCCTGGGGGGCTGTCTGCTGGTGACAGCTTATGGCATTTACCGGCTAAAGGCCCGCGGCCCTCTCAAGATGTCTCTGCACTTGATCCACACTCGAGTGGCGGCTCAGGCCTGTGCTGTGGGAGCCATCATGCTGG GTACAGTGTACACCATGTACTGTGACTACATCAAGAGAACAGCACATGATGCCGAGGAGAAGTAG